A genome region from Candidatus Manganitrophaceae bacterium includes the following:
- a CDS encoding MoxR family ATPase — MSHQEALHQLHQHLSKQIIGQPILVNRLLIALLADGHLLVEGAPGLAKTRAIKVLGEGVEGDFHRIQFTPDLLPADLTGTEIFRPQDGSFKFQRGPLFHNLILADEINRAPAKVQSALLEAMAERQITVGSVTYALPDLFLVMATQNPIEQEGTYPLPEAQLDRFLMHVRIDYPDEEAEQAILHLARSEARRSTEAEGAFSPLSQDAIFGARDEILDLHMAKNIEAYLLQIVIATRKPAIYDESLAKWVQYGASPRATIALDRCARAHAWLEKRDYVTPEDVQAMAFDVLRHRVLLSYEAEADGVTPDRFVEELLSRIAVP, encoded by the coding sequence ATGTCTCATCAGGAAGCACTTCATCAACTGCATCAACATCTCAGCAAGCAGATTATCGGACAACCCATCCTGGTCAATCGGCTTCTCATTGCTCTCCTGGCCGATGGACACCTCCTCGTAGAGGGGGCACCCGGCCTGGCCAAGACCCGTGCAATTAAGGTTCTAGGTGAGGGAGTCGAGGGCGATTTTCACCGAATTCAGTTCACCCCGGATCTCTTGCCTGCAGATTTAACCGGGACAGAGATCTTTCGGCCTCAGGATGGCTCCTTTAAGTTTCAGCGGGGGCCGCTCTTTCACAATCTGATTCTTGCGGATGAGATCAACCGCGCCCCGGCGAAGGTACAATCCGCCTTGCTGGAGGCAATGGCAGAACGTCAGATCACGGTGGGATCCGTCACCTATGCCTTGCCGGACCTCTTCCTCGTGATGGCGACTCAGAATCCGATTGAGCAAGAAGGAACCTATCCCCTGCCGGAGGCCCAACTCGACCGCTTCCTGATGCATGTTCGGATCGACTACCCCGATGAAGAGGCGGAGCAGGCAATTCTTCATCTAGCCCGGAGCGAAGCACGGCGATCAACAGAAGCGGAGGGGGCTTTTTCTCCTTTATCTCAGGATGCAATCTTCGGTGCGCGTGATGAGATCCTGGACCTCCATATGGCAAAGAATATCGAGGCCTATCTGCTCCAAATTGTCATTGCAACCCGCAAACCCGCCATTTATGATGAATCATTGGCAAAGTGGGTCCAATACGGGGCCAGTCCTCGCGCCACCATTGCGCTTGATCGTTGTGCCCGTGCCCACGCCTGGCTGGAAAAACGTGATTATGTCACGCCGGAAGACGTTCAGGCCATGGCCTTTGATGTGCTGCGGCACCGCGTTTTGTTGAGTTATGAGGCTGAGGCAGACGGAGTCACACCCGATCGTTTTGTGGAGGAACTTCTTTCACGGATCGCGGTCCCATAA